The proteins below are encoded in one region of Deinococcus sp. Leaf326:
- a CDS encoding phenylalanine--tRNA ligase subunit beta translates to MKLPYSWLKDLVPGLPPVHELEPILAGLGLPLEGVEEVPAPPAGVLLVAVTEASPIEGTALTRLTLDVGEHGERVIASGAPNAVGLAAGTMLALVTPGTTLGGVEYGVRPLQGVASWGMAASAKELGIGEASAGLLLFPAGTATPGTPMRELWSADAVLDVEVTPNRADVLSALGLARDLAAFLNLELREPPAGAPAQGEGQVRVTLPPRGLVLERDPSRKLRFGCDHFAARAVSGVHNGPAPLWMQRRLTLSGMRSIDLIVDTSNYVMLELGQPTALYDRRDVAGDQIMVAFGLRQGERVKDLLGKTHETGPEDLLILDGAAGSLPTVAEAFASAGEPKAGVHVLGIAGIVGGDHGHVRADTADVVIESAHFDPVLLRRTSTRLGLKTDAVYRYERGVDPLLAPRAACRVAGLLAEYGGGAPEGGMTVVGKPELPGQINATGDQIRALLGMHVDTAEMRALLTRLGAEVAGEGDTLTVTPPSWRVDMAIWQDLAEEVARLHGYAELPETLPGLRVHDSNVGASAANTARTALRRALSGLGFQEVVTYTFTSDEEAARARTEAPGVRLRNPLTADRTSLRTALYPSLLKAAQGHPTGERTLLFELGRVFPASGEAERLGLLMRGPLAPKTDQPGVAGGLRVFTGLVAGFAASRGAAFELRQLRGEAVPAALHPGIAGEVVWNGQAVGFLGALHPETAQAFGLGGDTFVLEVSLPLPEREWAFRDPSRAPAAWRDLAVTLPLEVSYGELAALLRAEAGGLLESVEPFDVYQGEQVGEGRRSVAVRLVFRGEKTLTDAEVDPVMERLIGAVRDRNWSIREK, encoded by the coding sequence ATGAAACTGCCCTATTCCTGGCTCAAGGACCTCGTGCCGGGCCTGCCGCCCGTTCATGAGCTCGAACCCATTCTCGCCGGCCTCGGCCTGCCCCTGGAGGGCGTCGAGGAGGTGCCCGCGCCGCCCGCCGGGGTCCTGCTCGTCGCTGTGACGGAGGCCTCGCCCATCGAAGGCACGGCCCTGACGCGCCTGACTCTGGATGTAGGCGAACACGGCGAGCGGGTCATCGCCAGCGGCGCGCCGAACGCGGTGGGCCTCGCGGCCGGCACCATGCTGGCCCTCGTGACCCCCGGCACCACGCTGGGCGGCGTCGAGTACGGCGTGCGCCCGTTGCAGGGCGTGGCGTCGTGGGGCATGGCCGCGAGCGCCAAGGAGCTCGGCATCGGCGAGGCGAGCGCGGGGCTGCTGCTGTTCCCCGCCGGCACGGCCACCCCCGGCACGCCCATGCGCGAACTGTGGAGTGCCGACGCCGTGCTGGACGTGGAGGTCACGCCCAACCGCGCCGACGTCCTGAGTGCCCTGGGGCTGGCGCGCGACCTCGCCGCCTTCCTGAACCTGGAATTGCGTGAGCCGCCCGCCGGAGCACCGGCCCAGGGCGAGGGCCAGGTCCGCGTGACCCTGCCGCCGCGGGGCCTCGTGCTCGAGCGCGACCCCTCGCGCAAGCTGCGTTTCGGCTGCGACCACTTCGCCGCACGTGCGGTGAGCGGCGTGCACAACGGTCCCGCCCCGCTGTGGATGCAGCGCCGCCTGACCCTGAGCGGGATGCGCTCCATCGACCTGATCGTGGACACGAGCAACTACGTGATGCTCGAACTCGGGCAGCCGACCGCGCTGTATGACCGCCGTGACGTCGCGGGCGACCAGATCATGGTGGCCTTCGGGCTGCGTCAGGGCGAGCGGGTCAAAGACCTGCTGGGCAAGACGCACGAGACTGGCCCCGAGGACCTCCTGATTCTCGACGGCGCAGCGGGCAGCCTGCCGACCGTCGCCGAGGCCTTCGCGTCGGCGGGGGAGCCGAAGGCAGGCGTGCACGTGCTAGGCATCGCGGGCATCGTGGGCGGCGACCACGGGCACGTGCGGGCCGATACGGCGGACGTGGTGATCGAGTCGGCGCACTTTGACCCCGTGCTGCTGCGGCGCACCTCGACCCGCCTGGGTCTCAAGACCGACGCCGTGTACCGCTACGAGCGCGGCGTGGACCCGCTGCTCGCGCCGCGCGCCGCGTGCCGGGTGGCCGGGCTGCTCGCCGAGTACGGCGGTGGCGCGCCCGAGGGCGGCATGACGGTCGTCGGCAAGCCGGAACTTCCGGGCCAGATCAACGCGACCGGCGACCAGATCCGCGCGCTGCTGGGGATGCACGTCGACACCGCCGAGATGCGCGCTCTCCTCACCCGCCTGGGTGCCGAGGTGGCGGGCGAGGGCGATACCCTCACCGTCACGCCGCCCTCCTGGCGGGTGGACATGGCGATCTGGCAGGACCTCGCCGAGGAAGTGGCCCGCCTGCACGGCTACGCCGAGCTCCCCGAGACGCTGCCGGGCCTGCGGGTCCACGACAGCAATGTCGGCGCGTCGGCGGCGAACACCGCGCGCACGGCCCTTCGCCGCGCCCTGTCGGGTCTGGGCTTCCAGGAGGTCGTGACCTACACCTTCACCAGTGACGAGGAGGCCGCCCGAGCACGCACCGAGGCGCCGGGCGTGCGTCTGCGCAACCCCCTGACCGCCGACCGCACCAGTCTGCGCACGGCGCTGTACCCGAGCCTGCTCAAAGCGGCGCAGGGCCACCCCACAGGCGAGCGGACGCTGCTGTTCGAGCTGGGGCGGGTGTTCCCGGCCAGCGGCGAGGCCGAGCGCCTAGGCCTGCTCATGCGCGGCCCGCTGGCGCCCAAAACCGACCAGCCGGGCGTGGCAGGGGGCCTGCGGGTCTTCACCGGGCTGGTGGCAGGCTTCGCGGCCAGCCGGGGCGCGGCCTTCGAGCTGCGGCAGTTGCGGGGCGAAGCCGTCCCCGCCGCCCTGCACCCCGGCATCGCGGGCGAGGTTGTTTGGAACGGGCAGGCGGTCGGCTTTCTGGGCGCCCTACACCCCGAGACCGCGCAGGCGTTCGGTCTGGGGGGCGACACCTTCGTGCTGGAAGTCTCACTGCCGCTACCGGAACGCGAGTGGGCCTTCCGCGATCCCAGCCGCGCGCCGGCCGCGTGGCGCGACCTCGCCGTGACCCTGCCGCTGGAAGTCAGCTACGGCGAACTGGCCGCCCTGCTGCGCGCCGAGGCGGGCGGGCTGCTCGAAAGCGTGGAGCCGTTCGATGTGTACCAGGGCGAGCAGGTGGGCGAGGGCCGGCGCAGCGTGGCCGTGCGCCTGGTCTTCCGGGGTGAGAAGACCCTGACCGACGCCGAGGTGGACCCGGTGATGGAGCGCCTGATCGGAGCCGTGCGCGACCGGAACTGG
- a CDS encoding NUDIX domain-containing protein — MSVPETTTGRERAVGILTRPGEVLLMLRRKAGRAYATLPGGGIEAGETPAQACAREMLEEVNLVVTVEEELAVLETLGSREHYFRVSAVSGEMRLGDGPEGIRQSDENRYDPQWVALERLDAVNLLPETIRPAVRGLLETL, encoded by the coding sequence GTGAGCGTCCCCGAAACCACGACCGGCAGAGAACGTGCCGTGGGCATCCTGACCCGGCCCGGCGAGGTGCTGCTCATGCTGCGGCGCAAGGCGGGACGCGCCTACGCCACCCTGCCCGGCGGGGGGATTGAGGCCGGCGAGACGCCCGCGCAGGCCTGCGCCCGCGAGATGCTCGAAGAGGTGAACCTCGTGGTGACGGTCGAGGAAGAACTCGCCGTGCTGGAGACCCTGGGCAGCCGCGAGCACTACTTCCGCGTATCGGCCGTCTCGGGCGAGATGCGCCTGGGCGACGGCCCCGAGGGCATCCGCCAGAGCGACGAAAACCGCTACGACCCGCAGTGGGTGGCGCTGGAGCGCCTAGACGCCGTGAACCTGCTGCCCGAAACAATCCGCCCCGCTGTGCGCGGCCTGCTGGAGACTCTATGA
- a CDS encoding response regulator — MRAIEILLVEDNPADILLTEEAFGEADFLHRLHVARDGVEALAFLRREGAYAGAPAPDVVLMDLNMPRMSGLEALDILKEDEALRRIPVIVLTTSRAESDIWRSYNLHANAYIPKPVTVGEFVEVIRSFEAFWFGAAALPPREGP, encoded by the coding sequence ATGAGAGCTATTGAGATCCTGCTGGTCGAGGACAACCCGGCCGACATCCTGCTGACCGAGGAGGCCTTCGGCGAGGCCGATTTTCTCCACCGCCTGCACGTGGCCCGCGACGGCGTCGAGGCGCTGGCCTTCCTGCGCCGCGAGGGCGCCTACGCAGGAGCGCCGGCGCCCGATGTGGTCCTGATGGACCTGAACATGCCGCGTATGAGCGGCCTCGAGGCGCTCGACATCCTGAAGGAGGACGAGGCGCTGCGCCGTATTCCGGTGATCGTCCTGACCACCTCGCGCGCCGAGAGCGACATCTGGCGCAGCTACAACCTGCATGCCAACGCCTATATTCCCAAGCCGGTGACGGTCGGCGAGTTCGTCGAGGTCATCAGGTCCTTCGAGGCCTTCTGGTTCGGGGCCGCCGCCCTGCCGCCGCGCGAGGGGCCCTGA
- a CDS encoding ATP-binding protein has protein sequence MPAPQPTSAPPAPAVSGLAPGAPGPGGPDTGVPPHGATLSGLILRPLLAPLLLLVLLAAAVLYGVGVNGRSVQEVTASQARLNLIRSLESDIVNLENSQRGFVITGDDSYLEPYARAQVSFTRDVGRLSTQGATARQLGSLDLLNTEVRAWATGAATQEITARRRSLAGAAALVAEGLGRRQLAQARELLGLMAENENQRLAAALDQSRRTLRAVQWGTPAGVLLCAALLLWASRRSARTVSRGVQDFTRGAGELAAGNYGRPLARTGVRELDVLGGQFGRMAQAVQQRERALAEAGEALRESNVNLSRSNRELERFAYVASHDLQEPLRTIGSYTELLARRYGGQLDARADQYIAFTISATQRLKNLIQDLLAFSRVRSAKPVSAPVDLAELSAQIVADLGTKVAETGAVIEVGPLPTVQGNAELLRHMVLNLLTNALKFRAPGRTPHVTVGARREAGRWVVSVSDNGIGIEAQYFGRIFGVFERLHANDAYEGSGIGLAVTRSAAEHHGGEVWVDSVPGEGSIFSFSLPDAPAGAAPLGDLPHESY, from the coding sequence ATGCCCGCGCCCCAGCCCACGTCCGCCCCCCCCGCGCCCGCGGTGTCCGGACTGGCGCCCGGAGCGCCGGGGCCCGGTGGACCGGACACCGGCGTCCCCCCGCACGGCGCCACACTCTCGGGCCTGATCCTGCGGCCGCTGCTGGCCCCGCTGCTGCTGCTCGTGCTGCTCGCGGCGGCGGTGCTGTACGGCGTGGGGGTCAACGGGCGCAGCGTGCAGGAGGTCACGGCCTCCCAGGCCCGGCTGAACCTGATCCGCTCGCTCGAGAGCGACATCGTGAACCTGGAAAATAGCCAGCGCGGGTTCGTGATTACAGGAGACGACAGCTACCTGGAGCCCTACGCCCGCGCGCAGGTGTCGTTCACGCGCGATGTCGGGCGCCTAAGCACGCAGGGAGCGACGGCCCGGCAGCTCGGCAGCCTGGACCTCCTGAATACCGAGGTGCGGGCCTGGGCCACCGGAGCCGCCACCCAGGAGATCACGGCCCGGCGGCGGTCGCTGGCCGGCGCGGCGGCGCTCGTCGCCGAGGGCCTCGGGCGGCGGCAGCTGGCCCAGGCGCGCGAGCTGCTGGGCCTGATGGCCGAAAACGAGAACCAGCGCCTGGCGGCGGCCCTCGACCAGAGCCGCCGTACCCTGCGTGCAGTGCAGTGGGGCACTCCGGCCGGCGTCCTGCTGTGCGCGGCGCTGCTGCTGTGGGCCTCGCGGCGTTCGGCCCGCACCGTGTCGCGCGGCGTGCAGGACTTCACGCGCGGCGCCGGCGAACTGGCGGCCGGCAACTACGGCCGCCCCCTGGCCCGGACCGGCGTGCGGGAACTCGACGTGCTGGGTGGGCAGTTCGGGCGCATGGCGCAGGCGGTCCAGCAGCGCGAGCGGGCGCTGGCCGAGGCGGGCGAGGCCCTGCGCGAGAGCAACGTGAATCTGTCGCGCAGCAACCGCGAACTCGAACGCTTCGCCTACGTCGCCTCGCATGACCTGCAAGAACCGCTGCGGACCATCGGCAGCTACACCGAACTGCTCGCGCGGCGCTACGGGGGCCAGCTCGACGCGCGGGCCGACCAGTACATCGCCTTTACCATCTCGGCCACGCAGCGCCTGAAAAACCTCATCCAGGACCTGCTGGCCTTTTCGCGCGTGCGCAGCGCCAAGCCGGTCAGCGCCCCGGTGGATCTGGCCGAGCTGAGCGCGCAGATCGTGGCCGACCTGGGCACCAAGGTCGCGGAGACGGGCGCCGTAATAGAGGTCGGGCCGCTGCCGACCGTGCAGGGCAACGCCGAACTTCTGCGCCATATGGTCCTGAACCTGCTCACCAATGCCCTGAAGTTCCGGGCGCCCGGCCGGACCCCGCACGTGACGGTGGGGGCAAGGCGCGAGGCCGGGCGCTGGGTGGTGTCGGTGTCCGACAACGGCATCGGCATTGAGGCCCAGTATTTCGGGCGGATCTTCGGGGTCTTCGAGCGTCTGCACGCCAACGACGCCTACGAGGGCAGCGGCATCGGGCTGGCGGTGACGCGCAGCGCGGCCGAGCACCACGGCGGCGAGGTCTGGGTGGACAGCGTGCCGGGTGAAGGCAGTATCTTCTCGTTCAGCCTGCCCGACGCCCCCGCGGGCGCGGCGCCCCTCGGAGACCTGCCCCATGAGAGCTATTGA
- a CDS encoding aspartate/glutamate racemase family protein has protein sequence MTHLPQRTLGILGGMSWTSTAEYYRQINTAYADREGGLHSAPLLLHSFDFAQVVALQKAGAWDEAAELLGGAARRLQDAGAGAMLIATNTMHLVAPQIADMLDIPLLHIVDSTGTALKAAGVERVGLIATAFTMEQPFYKDRLQERFGIETIVPEAAERAEVHRVIFDELCRNDIRPEAREGYRAVMEGLAARGAQGIILGCTEIPLLVGPQDSPVPTFDTTALHAQAAVSWLLDGVTP, from the coding sequence ATGACCCATCTTCCCCAACGGACCCTCGGCATTCTCGGCGGCATGAGTTGGACCAGCACGGCCGAGTACTACCGCCAGATCAACACGGCCTACGCCGATCGTGAGGGCGGCCTGCACTCGGCACCGCTGCTGCTGCACTCCTTCGACTTCGCGCAGGTCGTCGCACTGCAGAAGGCGGGCGCCTGGGACGAGGCCGCCGAACTGCTGGGCGGGGCCGCCCGTCGCCTCCAGGATGCCGGAGCCGGAGCCATGCTCATTGCCACGAACACCATGCACCTCGTCGCGCCGCAGATCGCGGACATGCTCGACATTCCGCTGCTCCACATCGTGGACAGCACGGGCACGGCCCTGAAGGCGGCGGGTGTGGAGCGGGTGGGCCTCATCGCCACCGCCTTCACGATGGAACAGCCCTTCTACAAGGACCGCCTCCAGGAGCGCTTCGGCATCGAAACCATCGTGCCCGAGGCGGCCGAGCGCGCCGAGGTCCACCGCGTCATCTTCGACGAGCTGTGCCGCAACGACATCCGGCCCGAGGCCCGCGAGGGCTACCGCGCCGTTATGGAGGGTCTGGCGGCGCGCGGCGCGCAGGGCATCATCCTGGGCTGCACCGAGATTCCTCTGCTGGTGGGACCGCAGGACTCGCCCGTGCCCACCTTCGACACGACGGCCCTGCACGCGCAGGCGGCCGTGAGCTGGCTGCTGGACGGCGTGACCCCGTGA
- the pheS gene encoding phenylalanine--tRNA ligase subunit alpha, with protein sequence MQETALNEIAGATTLEALQAVKTKYVGKSGLVTKELGSLGKLPPEERKARGAEINAVRAALQTALDEREVILKREALDARLASEAVDVTLPGLGLPTGGLHPINRVYDDLLGIYERLGYAVVEGPEVEDEHHNFEALNVPWYHPARDLQDTFWLEDGRLLRTHTSPMQIRYMVDHEPDLKIVVRGKVYRYEATDATHEAMFHQLEGLVVGDGISMADLKGTIAEMARGLYGPSARVRFQPSYYPFVEPGADFAVWWENPRGESKWLELGGCGMVHPNVFKAVDDLREAEGKLRIYEGKTGFAFGLGPERIAMLKYGIPDIRYFYANDPRVLGQFRGELG encoded by the coding sequence ATGCAGGAAACCGCACTGAACGAGATCGCCGGGGCCACCACCCTGGAGGCCTTGCAGGCCGTCAAGACGAAGTACGTGGGCAAGAGCGGGCTGGTGACCAAAGAACTCGGCAGTCTGGGCAAGCTGCCCCCCGAGGAGCGCAAGGCGCGCGGCGCCGAGATCAACGCGGTGCGCGCGGCCTTGCAGACCGCCCTGGACGAGCGCGAGGTGATCCTCAAGCGTGAAGCGTTGGACGCCCGTCTGGCGTCCGAGGCGGTGGACGTGACGTTGCCGGGCCTGGGACTGCCGACCGGCGGCCTGCACCCCATCAACCGGGTGTACGACGACCTGCTGGGCATCTACGAGCGCTTGGGCTATGCGGTCGTGGAGGGCCCCGAGGTCGAGGACGAGCACCACAACTTCGAGGCCCTGAACGTCCCGTGGTACCACCCTGCCCGTGACCTTCAGGACACCTTCTGGCTCGAAGACGGCCGCCTGCTGCGCACGCACACCAGCCCCATGCAGATCCGCTACATGGTGGACCATGAGCCGGACCTGAAAATCGTGGTGCGCGGCAAGGTGTACCGCTACGAGGCGACCGACGCCACCCACGAGGCGATGTTCCACCAGCTCGAAGGCCTGGTCGTGGGCGACGGCATCAGCATGGCCGATCTCAAGGGCACCATCGCCGAGATGGCGCGCGGGCTGTACGGTCCTTCGGCGCGGGTACGCTTTCAGCCGAGCTACTACCCCTTCGTGGAGCCGGGCGCGGACTTTGCCGTGTGGTGGGAAAACCCGCGGGGCGAGAGCAAATGGCTGGAGCTGGGCGGCTGCGGCATGGTGCACCCCAATGTCTTCAAGGCCGTGGACGACCTGCGCGAGGCCGAGGGCAAGCTGCGCATCTACGAGGGCAAGACGGGCTTCGCCTTCGGGCTGGGGCCGGAGCGCATCGCCATGCTCAAGTACGGCATTCCCGACATCCGCTACTTCTACGCCAACGACCCGCGCGTGCTGGGGCAGTTCCGGGGGGAACTGGGGTGA